GAGGCGATGACTGCCGCTAAAATCAACGCAGTCGCAGAGAAAAAAGCCGAGCTATTGGCAAAGCTAAGCTAACGTTCCCTATTTAAGCAGAGTTACCTAAAAGCCATTGGTAAACGACTAAACTGATTTATTTTCTTTTATTGATTTTGCGTAAGGCATAAAAAAACCCTGCCAAGGCAGGGTTTAAAAGGGAGTGGTGACAGAATTAGAAGTTGTACGTTAACTTCGCGTAGTAGAAACCACCGTTGTAGTCGAATGGACCACTTTCGTAGTACTGCGCACCTAAGATCTCAGGAACACCGTTTTGCAGCTCTTCTGCTTCTTGGTCAAAGATGTTACTTGCACCAACTGATACAGTGAACATGTCATTAATAAAGTAGCTAGCTTCTAAATCTACCGTTACTGCCGCATCAGCAGTCTCTGAGAACAAGTCTGATGTATCATCAGCATGCACAGCGTAGTATTCACCGAAGTAGTTCAAGCGAACAAAAGCAGCAACCTCATCCCAGCTTTGACTAACCGTGAAGGTTGCACGGTGATCTGGCATACCTTCTTCTAAGCGACGAACTTTACCTTCACTAACCGTTTCAGGGTTGAACTCATCTACTTCCGTTTCGTTGAAGTTATAAGCAAGCGCGAATTGCGTATCGCCGCCCATTAACGACATTGAGTAGTTAGCAACAATATCAACACCGCGAGTGGTAGTATCGAAATCGTTCGCGAAGAACGTTACTGCAGAAATTAACTCAGGGTTTTGTACACCACGTGCACGTAACTCGTCGTAATCTTCTGGCAATACGTCAATTTGGCTAGACTGCGCTAAACGGTCAGTTACTTCAATGCTGTAGGCATCAATCGTTAAGAAGAAATCACCTGATGAGTAAACAAGACCCGCGGCATATGATTCTGACTCTTCTGGGTCTAGTTCACGACCACCGTAGAAAGAAGATAGAGGATCTGTTGGTGGCGCTAAGAAGCTTTGAATTAGCTCACCGTTCACTAGTGATGTCGCCGTGTTAACCACGTTTGCTTGACCAACCGTTGGTGCACGGAAACCTGTACTTGTTGAAGCACGTAATGACACCTCTTCAGTTAACGAGTATTGCGCCGTTAACTTGTAGTTAGTTGTGCTACCGAAGGTGTTGAAGTCTTCCCAACGTAGTGCACCACCAACCATAAAGTCATCAGTTAAGTATGCTTCTAAATCAACATAAGCTGCCCAGTTGCGGCGGTCGTTGCGTCCAGCCGCTGCTGGAGAGAACCCAGCAAAACCGTGTGAACCAATGTTAAAGCCTTGTTCTGCATATGGACCAGCGACCCAAGACGCTTCTTCACCGGCAATAATTTCAAAGCTTTCTTCACGGAATTCAATACCCGTTGCTACGTTTAATGGTTCTTCTAAACCGATATCTACACCTTTAACTAAATCAAAATTAAAGGTTTTTTCTAACTGAATATATTTACCAGTATCGAAATCAACTGGAGTAGCTAAACCAAGTGAAGGGTTTAAGGTGTTTTTCAAGAAGAAATCAGATTCGTTACGACCAACTGAGCCGCTTAAATCAAAATACCAGCCTTCTAAGAAGCCCGATTGAATATCACCTTTAACACCTGCAGTTAGTGAGGTATCCGTAATATTACCGCCAAATTGAGGAGTGTAACCACCTTCGAAAATTTGGTTCATCGAGAAACAGTTTGGATCAGCAACTAAATCTTGATACGCCTGCGTATTCAATACGTTACCAACGTTTGCTGAAACACTTGATGAGCTGCCGTCGCCACCTAAGAAGGCTTCCGCATAAGCGTTAGACAATGTACAAGTTGGCACACCGTCAGTTGCAAAACCAACATCACCCACTAATAGCGTTTGACCACCATCAATTGAATATACGTTACCGCGGTTGTGAGGGTTACGGTAGTAGAAGCCACCTGTAACGTCACGCTCTGCGTAGTTACCAAATAGGTAGAATTCTTTGTCGTCACCTAAATCTAACTTAACGTTACCAAATAAAGTGATATCGTCGTCAATTTCTGGATTACCCCAGATCTGTGCAGGGTTTTGAATTGCCGTGTTACCAGCGTCAAAAATACCTTGAGCGTCGGCACGCTGCACAGAGCGGCTGGTTGCATCAGCTTGCTTGTATTGGAAGCTTAAGTTTACCGAGCCATCATCAGTAAATGGCATACCGATGTTACCATCGATAGTCGTTGTAGCACCGTCGCCTTCGTAGAATTCACCACGCTTAATTGATAGTGAACCGCCATCAGCATCGTCTTTTAAAACGAAGTTCATTACACCAGCAATTGCATCAGAACCGTATTGAGCCGCAGCACCATCACGAAGCACTTCTACTTGCTTTAATGCAACTGAAGGGATAACTGAAATATCAGGACCTTGGG
The nucleotide sequence above comes from Thalassotalea euphylliae. Encoded proteins:
- a CDS encoding TonB-dependent receptor plug domain-containing protein, yielding MSTTFRAGALALAVGAALGTAPAYAFDDDAAVEEVEKIVVVGSRAAPRSIADSAVPVDIVGGDELGKSASSDMLDQLVSSVPSFNVRAQPISDAATLIRPVNLRGLSSDSTLVLVNGKRRHRASVIAFQGGGVNDGAQGPDISVIPSVALKQVEVLRDGAAAQYGSDAIAGVMNFVLKDDADGGSLSIKRGEFYEGDGATTTIDGNIGMPFTDDGSVNLSFQYKQADATSRSVQRADAQGIFDAGNTAIQNPAQIWGNPEIDDDITLFGNVKLDLGDDKEFYLFGNYAERDVTGGFYYRNPHNRGNVYSIDGGQTLLVGDVGFATDGVPTCTLSNAYAEAFLGGDGSSSSVSANVGNVLNTQAYQDLVADPNCFSMNQIFEGGYTPQFGGNITDTSLTAGVKGDIQSGFLEGWYFDLSGSVGRNESDFFLKNTLNPSLGLATPVDFDTGKYIQLEKTFNFDLVKGVDIGLEEPLNVATGIEFREESFEIIAGEEASWVAGPYAEQGFNIGSHGFAGFSPAAAGRNDRRNWAAYVDLEAYLTDDFMVGGALRWEDFNTFGSTTNYKLTAQYSLTEEVSLRASTSTGFRAPTVGQANVVNTATSLVNGELIQSFLAPPTDPLSSFYGGRELDPEESESYAAGLVYSSGDFFLTIDAYSIEVTDRLAQSSQIDVLPEDYDELRARGVQNPELISAVTFFANDFDTTTRGVDIVANYSMSLMGGDTQFALAYNFNETEVDEFNPETVSEGKVRRLEEGMPDHRATFTVSQSWDEVAAFVRLNYFGEYYAVHADDTSDLFSETADAAVTVDLEASYFINDMFTVSVGASNIFDQEAEELQNGVPEILGAQYYESGPFDYNGGFYYAKLTYNF